A stretch of the Staphylococcus sp. NRL 16/872 genome encodes the following:
- a CDS encoding HAD hydrolase-like protein yields MNYTLEHFQPQHDHLICVDSDGCGMDTMTIKHERAFGPALLDIWNLDDIKDQVLHRWNQFNLYEITRGINRFQDLEKMLTELHQQGRTVDGYDDIKAWVDTTSTFSNPQLEQDIKENPDKRGLRLALDWSNRVNQLINRLPSVGPFEHVYDALKLAYNDADIVIVSSANLSAVESEWTEHQLTPFITSIFAQETGTKKHCIHQLEQLYDAKHVLVLGDAKGDMQAAQDNHVLFYPILAGNEVASWLEFKDNYLNLFINNQFDNTIQEHVIQQFYNNFD; encoded by the coding sequence TTGAATTACACATTAGAACATTTTCAACCTCAACATGACCATCTTATCTGTGTAGACTCGGACGGTTGTGGCATGGATACGATGACCATCAAACATGAACGTGCATTTGGTCCAGCGTTGCTTGATATTTGGAACCTTGACGACATTAAAGACCAAGTATTACATCGTTGGAACCAGTTTAATCTTTATGAAATTACACGAGGAATTAATCGCTTCCAAGACCTTGAAAAAATGTTAACAGAATTACATCAACAAGGACGTACAGTTGATGGTTATGACGATATTAAAGCGTGGGTAGATACGACTTCTACTTTTTCAAATCCACAATTAGAACAAGATATCAAAGAAAACCCTGATAAAAGAGGTTTACGTTTAGCATTAGATTGGTCTAACCGTGTCAATCAATTGATTAACAGACTCCCTAGCGTTGGTCCTTTCGAGCATGTGTATGATGCTTTAAAACTTGCATATAATGACGCCGATATTGTTATCGTATCATCCGCCAACTTATCAGCAGTTGAATCTGAATGGACTGAGCACCAACTTACGCCTTTCATTACTAGCATATTTGCACAAGAAACTGGCACTAAAAAACATTGTATTCATCAACTTGAACAATTATATGACGCAAAACATGTGCTCGTTCTTGGTGATGCAAAAGGCGATATGCAAGCCGCACAAGATAATCATGTGCTATTTTACCCAATTTTAGCTGGAAATGAAGTGGCATCTTGGCTTGAATTTAAAGATAATTACTTAAATTTATTCATTAATAATCAGTTTGATAATACTATTCAAGAACATGTAATTCAACAATTTTATAATAATTTTGACTAG
- a CDS encoding glycoside hydrolase family 3 N-terminal domain-containing protein yields MAQVDLKAKPYFLNDAQIQWVEDTLSDLTDEEKIGQLFFNLFSLEEDGDFNDTEDSNKDILNKYHIGGARYQGGNKQQVQTLLNDLQQNSKIPLLIAANCDSGGNGACKDGTYIASAAQCEAVQDSKVAYNAGYVSGRESQALGVNINFDPCVDILKNWRNTIVNTRAYGTNAEAVIKYTNAFINGFNETQDMITCIKHFPGDGTEERDQHLVLGVNEMEPEEWDNSFRKVYENHINNGVEMIMSGHIALPHYSKKLNPDLADEDILPATLSKELITDLLKGDLDFNGLVVTDASHMLGMTAAMKREDYVPQAIAAGCDMFLFFNDLEEDFHFMLKGYQDGVITDDRLNDAVRRILGLKAKIHLPKRQFENTLLKHEDELDVIGCDEHLAMQQEAADLGITLVKNTLDQLPIRPETHKNIRLYIIEGEKNGIYKSDDTVENNLVSILEDRGFNVTVNDGSTRVKGKTLEYRDNVDAALVFANIVGYAAENNYRIRWSTAMSNEIPWYVHEVPTVFTSLNFTTHLHDATMVKAYINAYHSNKTSLETVIDKIMGESDFKGVPNDLVWTNKWQAKL; encoded by the coding sequence ATGGCACAAGTAGATTTAAAAGCTAAACCTTATTTTCTAAATGATGCACAAATTCAATGGGTTGAAGATACTTTATCTGATTTAACTGATGAAGAAAAAATCGGCCAATTATTCTTTAATTTATTCTCATTAGAAGAAGACGGCGACTTTAATGATACAGAAGACTCAAACAAAGATATTTTAAATAAATATCATATCGGTGGTGCACGCTATCAAGGGGGGAACAAGCAACAAGTTCAGACTCTTTTAAATGACTTACAACAAAATAGTAAAATCCCATTACTTATAGCTGCTAACTGTGACTCTGGTGGTAATGGAGCTTGTAAAGATGGGACTTATATCGCTTCAGCAGCACAATGTGAAGCTGTGCAAGATAGCAAAGTCGCTTATAATGCGGGTTATGTTTCAGGTAGAGAGTCACAAGCACTAGGCGTTAATATTAACTTTGATCCATGTGTGGATATTTTAAAAAACTGGCGTAATACCATCGTTAATACTCGTGCATATGGTACTAATGCAGAAGCAGTGATTAAATATACGAACGCCTTTATAAATGGCTTCAACGAAACACAAGATATGATTACATGTATTAAACATTTCCCTGGTGATGGAACAGAGGAACGAGATCAACACCTTGTTTTAGGTGTAAATGAAATGGAACCAGAGGAATGGGACAACAGTTTCCGTAAAGTATATGAAAATCACATCAATAATGGAGTTGAAATGATCATGTCTGGTCATATTGCACTACCTCATTATTCTAAAAAATTAAACCCAGATTTAGCAGATGAAGATATCTTACCAGCAACATTATCGAAAGAGCTCATTACTGATTTATTAAAAGGAGATTTAGATTTTAATGGATTAGTCGTTACAGATGCGAGCCATATGTTAGGCATGACAGCAGCTATGAAACGTGAAGATTATGTACCACAAGCCATTGCAGCTGGTTGTGATATGTTCCTATTCTTCAATGATTTAGAAGAAGACTTCCACTTTATGTTAAAAGGCTATCAAGACGGTGTGATCACTGACGACCGTCTAAACGATGCAGTAAGACGTATTCTAGGACTGAAAGCTAAAATACATTTACCTAAACGTCAGTTTGAAAATACACTCCTTAAACATGAAGATGAACTTGACGTTATTGGTTGTGATGAACACTTAGCTATGCAACAAGAAGCTGCAGACTTAGGTATCACACTCGTTAAAAACACATTAGACCAACTGCCTATTCGTCCAGAAACACATAAAAATATACGTCTGTACATTATTGAAGGTGAGAAAAATGGTATCTATAAATCAGATGATACTGTAGAAAATAACTTAGTATCTATCTTAGAAGACCGTGGATTTAATGTGACTGTAAATGATGGCTCTACTCGCGTGAAAGGTAAAACATTAGAATATCGCGATAATGTAGACGCTGCACTCGTATTTGCAAATATCGTTGGATATGCAGCTGAAAATAACTATCGAATCAGATGGTCAACAGCAATGAGTAATGAAATTCCATGGTATGTCCACGAAGTACCTACTGTCTTTACATCATTAAATTTCACAACACACTTACATGACGCGACAATGGTCAAAGCCTACATTAACGCCTATCATTCAAATAAAACATCATTAGAAACCGTCATAGATAAAATTATGGGCGAATCAGATTTCAAAGGTGTGCCAAATGACTTAGTTTGGACAAACAAATGGCAAGCAAAATTGTAA
- a CDS encoding DNA polymerase: protein MKFDIARLYLLPSNLPSRIIEDETDNIRNSSSVFNALYLLEKQIVPIITSIESNGILISSTWLESEIRRLNQLLGSTHHLHSLITILNLKKQQGDNKMDMELSHIKKWIVPLERTSNASFSDFRIKGKWKLFSSYSGRISASQMPLTSMPKRMRKYVISSSSEKELWSIDLNQAELRFLGYYADDNFLLDHFSTNNDIYSYIGNLISNYSCNTWPKCLRNVSKTFLLAWLYGASTNTLMKKLRKNDFNITSVDVNHILEQLERTIPQAVHYLDTCSTSREVRTFFGYAIPLVEMKKSTKRNFGLQSSVATAIKLLMLEAQNLKLDVVHVIHDEIWIEVNPTYSKWQNHLQQNFNTTMDSYHKGFPLNNILNFKKMEEKING, encoded by the coding sequence ATGAAGTTTGATATAGCTCGATTATATTTACTACCAAGTAATCTACCTTCAAGGATAATCGAAGATGAAACAGATAATATTCGGAATTCTTCATCAGTGTTTAATGCTTTGTATTTATTAGAAAAACAAATAGTTCCTATCATTACTTCTATCGAAAGCAATGGAATTTTAATAAGTTCTACTTGGTTGGAAAGTGAAATACGACGTTTAAACCAGTTATTAGGTAGCACACATCATTTGCACTCTTTGATTACTATCTTGAATTTAAAGAAACAACAAGGTGACAATAAAATGGATATGGAGTTATCTCATATAAAGAAATGGATAGTTCCACTGGAAAGAACTTCAAATGCATCATTTTCTGATTTTAGAATTAAAGGTAAATGGAAGCTTTTTTCTTCTTATAGTGGAAGAATTTCAGCAAGTCAAATGCCATTAACATCTATGCCTAAACGTATGCGAAAGTATGTTATTTCAAGCAGCTCGGAAAAGGAGTTGTGGTCGATAGATTTAAATCAAGCTGAATTGCGGTTTTTAGGATATTACGCTGATGATAATTTCTTATTAGACCACTTTAGTACTAATAATGATATTTATAGTTATATTGGTAACTTAATTAGCAATTATAGCTGTAACACATGGCCTAAATGTTTACGCAATGTGAGTAAAACTTTTCTACTTGCTTGGCTTTATGGAGCAAGTACTAACACATTGATGAAAAAGTTAAGGAAGAATGATTTTAATATTACTTCAGTGGATGTAAATCACATATTAGAACAATTAGAGCGTACAATACCACAAGCAGTTCACTATTTAGATACTTGCTCGACTAGTAGAGAGGTACGCACATTTTTTGGTTATGCTATACCTCTTGTAGAAATGAAAAAAAGTACTAAGCGCAATTTTGGTCTTCAATCGTCAGTAGCAACTGCAATCAAATTACTAATGTTAGAAGCTCAAAATCTCAAGTTAGATGTAGTTCATGTTATACACGATGAGATATGGATTGAAGTAAATCCAACTTATTCAAAATGGCAGAATCATTTGCAACAGAATTTCAACACAACGATGGATAGCTATCATAAGGGATTTCCATTAAATAATATTTTAAATTTCAAAAAAATGGAGGAAAAAATAAATGGCTAA